Below is a window of Candidatus Nitrosotenuis uzonensis DNA.
ATCCAATTGGTGCTAAGCCAATATTCCATAGATAATCTGGTAAGATCAGCCCAGTTTCTTGCAGATCTCACAAAGACGCTAAGTTCTGAAATTTCTGCCATGGAGCGAATCAAAGCAGACGTGGTCTTGCAGCAGCGTGAAACCCACAAACAAGGCATGCTGGTAAGAAAAATGACTGACTATCTCTCCGATGAGCTTGGAAGAATAGAGATGAGTCTTAATGACAACGCATCCCATTCACTGAACAAAAAACTATCAAACTTGAATGAAACGGAAACAAAACTGCGACTGCTACGGGGACGACTAGACGAATTTGTCAGCAACGATGATGCAGAAAACCTCAAAAAATCCGACACTACTTTGGTAAGCGATCTTAAGCGTTATGAGGCATTTCTACTTGATCTGACAAGCATGCTCAATGAGAAAATACCTCAAATCGAAAGGATCACAGACAGAGCAAGAGCAGAAACACGGGAAGCCCAGCAGCAAAAACTACTACTCAAAGAAATGACAGACCTGTTCAATACCGAGCTTGAGGAGCTTGATTCGGCATTCTGTGAGATACGTGGCAATACCGTATCATAAAATATTAAAATTGTGATATTTTGCTCAAATAAAAAAAATTTTAGAAAAATTATATAAAATATGACTGGACTAGCCAAGCAAATGGCAGAAGCATCATTGGCAGCCTATGGCTCAGTAATTGGGGTTGGCATCGCACTGGCAGTAGTATTATTTGCGCTGCGAGGAAAGGGCCATCCAGAATCATTAGAATAAGATCACAAGATCTTTTTTTACTTATTTTTCAGACCAAATAACTCTGTGAGTGAGAACTGTTTTCCTTCATTTCTTTTGATGTAACAACGCTCGTAATACTGGCACTGGGTGCATTCCGCAGAAGGCTCCAGTATAGGCACCTTTCTTTCGCCTACCAGATTGCTAAAAACGCGTACTCTTCTGATTACTTCCTCAAACATCTTTTTCTCCTTTGCTGATACGAATGATGTCTCAGAACCATCACCTGTAATGTATATTATAACGCCATCCTGCTTTCCTGATATCCACATGCAGGCATTAAGATACAGAATGTCAGATGCAAAAGGTGTCTCAGGCGCAATGGAGACGGTCTTGAAGACTATGACAATATCATCAACTATCATATCTGACTGGCCCTTAAGCTTGATGTCTTCAATTGCAAATTCGGCCATCTTTGAGCCGTAAGGAAGCTTTCTTATCAGACCGCCAAACAGATTGCCAAATCCTTTAGTCTCTGGCTCTAGCCTTTCGAATCTGTCATAATATGAGCGTCTCATACAACGTGTCACCTCGTGAAGATATATGGTCTTGTTATCTGCAGGTTCTGCAACCTGTAGATCGACTTCCTTTGTTATAGCATCGGCAGCGCTTGTGATTGTTTTCCTGTAATCGCGATCACCCATCATATGTGTTCACTCAGCTCAGCAGCCTTGTCAAAAATCTTGAAATTCTATCGGAAAATGCAAGAGCCACAAAATGTAAGCCAAATCCGACTATGGCACCAACTAGAAGATTTGAAGTAGTAAAATAAATTCCCAAAAACACGCCTAGCGCAGGCAATGTCAGGACCAATGCCAAAAAGGTGCTAACCCAAATGGTGTTAACTATTGCATCAGCAGTAAGCTCGGACTTTTTCTTATGAAGCCTGATCATCGATGGGGTTACTCATATTGCACTATATAACTGGATTATTCTTCCTGTTCCACTATTAGCCTTGACATGGTCGTTTGCGGCGGTATCTTCTGCTCTACTGCAAACGCAATTGCCGCAATATTTCTTACCTCATACAACGTAAGCTTTGTTATTCCAACTATGGTGGAAAAGCTAAACATCTTGGTAAACGACCTGTTGACTGCCTTGTAGATTGCCATCTCAAAATTGTGCTCAAACTGTGATACTGCCTCAATTTCGTTATCTGTCTGCGGGACCAAATCCTTGTATCGTGTGGTTGCAAGCTCATCAAGCACGCTCTTTACAGAATCAGATGATATCATCTTGCCTAACAGATCCTTTGGCACGCTCGGTGTATGAGTTACGATCAGATTCTTTATCTGCTCCTCGTCCAGTCCCCAGAACTTGCCTCGCAGAATTGATAGTATGTTGTAAAAATCAATATCCATACCGGCAAGCCTGATAAGGTCACGATCACGAGAGTTTCTGACGGCCCTGCCTAACTGCTGATACAAAATCTTGTCCAAAAACACATCGAATACCTGGATGTTTTTTTTCTCATTGTACACTGCAATTGATTTGGCAACCTCATCGCCGAACTCAATTGCTCCAAGTGATGCTACTGCCTCCTCAAGATCTTTTGAGACAAGCGCCTTTACAATTACATCGCGCTGTCCTATCAACTCCTCTGCATGCAGATTCAGGTGCGGCTCTATTTCCTCCTGTGTCTTTCCTAACGCCTTTCCCTTTAGGATTACCTTCAGATTCGATATTAGAAATTTCAAGTAATAGGCATCCAAAACGTCTGACTTGCCAGCAGTACTTGCAATGGAATAATGAATTTCGGCAAGCTCACTACGCAAGGCAGATTCTATGCCAGCCGCTGTGTACGGCTTGGAAACCTTGGAAACGGCGTCAGCATATTT
It encodes the following:
- a CDS encoding V0D/AC39 family V-type ATPase subunit, coding for MGSGGSQKVFASVKSFSQRGKLLSKSELQTLAEARDLDELITRIKNTKYADAVSKVSKPYTAAGIESALRSELAEIHYSIASTAGKSDVLDAYYLKFLISNLKVILKGKALGKTQEEIEPHLNLHAEELIGQRDVIVKALVSKDLEEAVASLGAIEFGDEVAKSIAVYNEKKNIQVFDVFLDKILYQQLGRAVRNSRDRDLIRLAGMDIDFYNILSILRGKFWGLDEEQIKNLIVTHTPSVPKDLLGKMISSDSVKSVLDELATTRYKDLVPQTDNEIEAVSQFEHNFEMAIYKAVNRSFTKMFSFSTIVGITKLTLYEVRNIAAIAFAVEQKIPPQTTMSRLIVEQEE
- a CDS encoding Dna2/Cas4 domain-containing protein — translated: MGDRDYRKTITSAADAITKEVDLQVAEPADNKTIYLHEVTRCMRRSYYDRFERLEPETKGFGNLFGGLIRKLPYGSKMAEFAIEDIKLKGQSDMIVDDIVIVFKTVSIAPETPFASDILYLNACMWISGKQDGVIIYITGDGSETSFVSAKEKKMFEEVIRRVRVFSNLVGERKVPILEPSAECTQCQYYERCYIKRNEGKQFSLTELFGLKNK